The sequence CGAGCGCCTGACCCTGCCGCTGGCCGAAGCGTATGCGCGGCTGGAACGCGGCGAGGTGCAGGACGGCCCAAGCAGCCTGGTGATGTGGCAGGCCCGCGCTGAGCTGGTGCGGCGGGGGCTGCTGTGACCGAGAGCGCGAAGCTGCCCGAGCCGTTCACCACGCTGGCCGCTCAGCACCGCCACGGCGAAGTGGTGGAGAACAGCGAGTTTCTGGCCTACGCCCGCCGCGCCGACACGCCGGAAGAGGCGCTGGCCTTCCTGGCCGAACTGCGCGCCAAGTACCCGGACGCCACCCACCACTGCTGGGCCTACCGTATCGGTGAGGCGTACCGTTTCAATGACGACGGCGAACCGGGCGGCACGGCGGGGGCGCCCATCCTGCGGGCCATCGAGGGCCAGGGCGTGCAGCACGTGATGGTGGTGGTGGTCCGCTACTACGGCGGGGTGAAGCTGGGCACGGGCGGCCTGGTGCGGGCGTATGGTGGCGCGGCGGCCGAAGTGCTGCGGACCGCCGCGCGCTTCGAGGTGCGCCCACGCCTGCACACCCGCGTGAGTGTGGGCTTTGCCGAGCAGGGGGCGCTGTATCACCTGCTGGACACCTGGGACGTGGTGAAGGGCGAAGAAGAGTACACCCCCAGCGGCGTCACGGTGCCGGTGGAAGTGTATCCGGAAGACGAAGCCGGGTTCAGCCAGGCGTTGGAAGACGCCACGCGGGGAAGCGGCGTGCTGGAAGTGCTGGGCCTGGCAGAGCAGAGCTAAAGTCCACACCCACACCGGCCAGACTGGAGCCGTGAACCGGCAGCACGGCGGGCACGCGGCCGCTGTGCTGGACTGTCCTGCGCTGGACTCTGAACCTCGCCCAGGGTCAGTACTGTACTCGGTCTGGGACATGTTGCAGTGCAGACGGCGCCCATGGACATGCGATGAGGGAGCGCTCCCCCCACGCTTCCTATTTCCCCACGCAGAAGTTGCGGAACACCGCGTCCACCACATCATCCTGCACGTCGCGGCCGGTCAGCTCGGCCAGGGCCAGCAGGGCTTCTTCCAGCTCTATGCTGGCGAGGTCGTCGGGCAGCTCTTGGGCCAGGCGCACATGCTCCAGTGCCCGGCGGGCGGCGTCGGCCTGCCGTTCGCTGCCCAGCCAGGCTTCGCCGCGTGCAGTATCGCCCAGCAGCTCGCGGCCCAGGGCTTCACGCAGCTGCGGGAGGCCCTGGCCGGTGGCAGCGCTGACCGGCAGGTAGGCGGGGTCGTCCCAGGCGGCCGGCAAGTCGGCCTTGGTGCGTAGGTGAATGGCCCGCGCCCCGGCCGGCAGGGCCAGCGGCAGCGGCTCGCGGGGCTGTGACCCGTCGCTGAGGGTCAGCACCACGTCGGCGCCCTGGGCCAGCGCGTGGGCCTGGCGCACCCCAGCCGCCTCTACCACGTCCTCGGTGTCGCGCAGACCCGCTGTGTCCACCAGCGTGACCGGCACCCCGGCCAGCGAGAGGCCTGCTTCCAGATAGTCGCGGGTGGTGCCCGCCAGCGGCGTGACGATAGAGCGCTCGTAGCCCAGCAGCGCATTGAGCAGGCTGGATTTGCCGGCGTTGGGCGCCCCAATCAGGGCAATGCGGGCGCCCTGGTTCGCCACCCGGCCGGCGCGGGCGGTGCCCAGCAGCGCTTCCAGCTCGGCGGCGGCGCGGGCCAGTGGCACCTGCCGCTCCTCTTCCGGCACCCCCTCTTCGGGATAGTCCAGCAGTGCGGCGATGCTGGACAGCGTGAGGGTCAGGTCGCGGGCGATGGCGTCCACCCGCTCACCCAACGCCCCCGACAGCCCCAGCGTGGCCTGGCGGCGGGCCGTCTCGGTGCTGGACTCCACCAGATTCAGCACGGCTTCGGCCTGGGCCAGGTCCAGGCGGCCGGCCAGGTAGGCCCGCAGCGTGAACTCGCCGGGGCGGGCGGGGCGGGCCCCCAGGTCCAGGGCGCGGGTCAGCACCTCGCCCAGCACGGCGGGGCTGCCGTGGGTCTGGAATTCGGCCACGTCTTCGCCGGTGTAGGAGTGGGGAGCGCGGAAGACCAGGCACAGGCCCTCGTCCAGCACCTCGCCGCCCTCGGCCAGCAGCCGACCGAACAAAAAGCGCCCGCCCGGCGTGCTGCTGGGCCGCCGCCGGCCCGAGAACAGGGCGTCGGCGATGTGCAGCGCCTGCGGGCCGCTGACCCGCACCACCCCGACGCCGGCGTGCCCCGGCGCGGTGGCTACGGCGGCGATGGTGTCAGACAGGCCAGAGCGGGACGAAATGCGCGTCATGGGATTCAGGGTAGCGCTTGCCAACCGTGGAGCGCCGTGGTAAGCTCGTTCAGCGCTGAGGGGGCTTAGCTCAGCGGGAGAGCATCCGCTTTGCAAGCGGAGGGTCAAGAGTTCGAATCTCTTAGCCTCCACCAGAATAGACCGTCACCTGCATGGGTGGCGGTTTTTCTTTTGCACCAGTCCTCACAGGGTTCTTCTACTCTGTGGCCATGCGTCTGCGTTCTGGCCTGCTCCTGATGACCCTCACTGTTTTCAACCAGGCCCACGCTCTGGCAGGCAGCGCGGCCAATGTGGCTTTCGTGCAGCGCCAGATTGCGGCAGGGGCCTATGCACAGCGCACGCTGACGGTCAGGGACGTGTGTAGCGGCAGACAGGACACCCGCACCTTCTGGCAGGATGGACGCGGCACAGTGCGGCGATTTCGGCAGGTCACCCGTTACGGTGCCGTGGACCAACGCAGCGAACTCAATTTCTGGTTCGACTGGGCAGGCCGCCGTGACCGCGTGACACAGAGTGTTTGGAAGGCTGGGCGGCGTGTCAGGCTGCTGCAACTGGACTATGACGACAGCGGCGCAGTAGCCGAGGCCAGCGCCACTCCGCCGCTGAGCCGTTCGGCCATCTTGCAAGCGCTGCCAGCTGATCATCTGCAGTACATATGGGCGTCGCGGGAGGCGGCGCTGGGCTGCGAGTAGGGCCAAGCGCTACTCCCAGCGTTTCAGCCCATGCCAACCCACAGCGCTTCCCAAAAGCCCAGCAGGGCCGCCGAGCCATGCCGTACCGCTGAGGACCATGCAAGCCAGACCCGCTTGACTCACGCCGATTTCGGCAGGGTTGTCGGCGATGAAGCGGGGAGCGGCGGTTTTCTTTTTGCGTCAGGAGCGGGCTGTCTAGGATGGCAACTCTGCAAAGGCGGGCGCTGCCAGCCGCTGAACGTGCTGCCGAACATCGGCCGGCCAGGTCCGCACAGCTAAATTTATCCGTCAATATTATCCGGGTAAAATTAGGTGGCGAGGTGGTTTCCACCTTCCAGCTAGGCCATCTGACGCATTCCTACCCACACCCCGCCGCGCTAGCTTCAGGTCCTATGCCCAAACCGCACATGCAGCGAATCCTTGTCATCGGAACAACCGGCAGCGGCAAGACCACGCTGGCGCGGCAGCTGGGGCAGGTGCTGGGGCTGCCCCACGCCGAGCAGGACGCCTGGCAGTGGGGGCCCGGCTGGCAGGAAGCGCCGCTGGAGCAGTTCCGCGCCGAGGTGGACGCCTTTACCGCTCAGAGCGCCTGGGTGATGGACGGCAACTACACCAAGGCGCAGGACATCAGCTGGCCGCGTGCCGATACGGCAGTCTGGCTGGACTACCCGGCCCCGGTGGTGTTCTGGCGGCTGCTGCGGCGCACCCTGGGGCGAATGTGGACCCGCGAAGAACTCTGGAACGGCAACCGCGAGCAGTGGTCTACCCTGCTGGCCTCTGACGGCATTTTGCGCTGGTTTTTCCGCACACACTGGCAAAACCGCACCCGCAACCGCCAGAAGCTGGCGCGGTATCCCCATTTGGACGTGGTGCGGCTGCGTTCGCCCGCGCAGACCCGGCGCTGGGTGCAGCGGCTGGCCCACCATACACCCCTGACCAGCTGCCGCTAGGCTGTCCACATGCCCTCCACCCGATCTCTGCTCGCCGCACTGGCGCTGGCCGCCCTTGCTCCCGCTCAGGCTCAGGCTACACCGCCGGCCATTCAGGCCATTCGCGACAATTACGCAGCGGTAAACGCGCAGATTGCCGCTGGGCAGTACCGCAAGTCGGTGGTAGAAGGCCGGGCCTGCGGCGACTTTTACGAGACGCGCACCCGCTGGAAAGACGGGCGTGGCGTGCTGCGGCGCTACCAGACGGTCACGGACGGCACAACCTACGCAGGAGACACCCGGTTTACGACCGAGTTCTGGTTCGACGCGGCCGGCCGGCGCGACTTCGTGCTGATGAAGCGCAGGAGCACGCCCAGCGAACGTGCAGGCGACTATGAACTGCGGGTGTACTACAACGACGCCGGGGCTGTGATTCGCACCCTCAGCCAGCCACAGCTGCCCCAGGAAGAAATTCGGACGCTGCTGACCGCGATCGACGGAGACTGGAATGCCCGCAGCTCCCCGATTTCCGGTTGTGGGGATTGATGCCGGGACGCTCACCTGCGGCCAGACTGAGCCTGTATTTGTATTCCTTGCCTTTACCCGTGCTGGCGTGAGGGGCACAGCACGGTGCGGCGATTACGAATAGTGGGCACTGTTCTCGTGGGCACTGTTCGCCGCGCCTCATTCCCTGGGCTCGGCCACGAACGGCTTCCGGGTCTGGCCCCCTGGCCCTGCTGGCGGGGGCGGCTGGGCTGGGCAACTGAACAGCGGCGCCGCCCACACGGCATAGAGCGCCACTGACACGCACTCACACCATCGGCAGTTCGTCCAGCAGGCCGAAGTCACGCGGCACGAACAGGCTGCCCTCGGTCACGCCCTGGTCACCGCTTTCCTCAAGCGCCTCTTCCAGCTCGGCGCTGCTCAGCTGCCCGGCCAGATACTCGCGGTGCCGGGCAATGACTGCACGCACCTGCTCCGGCGTCTCGTGAACGAATTCCAGCCGGAAGTGCCGAATGCCCGCTGCCTGCCAGTCGTCCAGGTGCATGCCGGCCACCTGCGGGCGGCCCTCGAACACGGTGTTGCGGCAGCCCACATCAGCCATCACCGGGTGCTGCACGCCGCGCTCGTCGCGCAGGGCCACCCGGTGCGACTCGCAGGGGTGGCCGCAGTTGGTGTAGTTGGTGCCGTCCGACAGAAAACGGCAGAACACGCAGTGCTCAGTGTGAAAGACCGGCAGGTGCTGGTAGGCGATGGCTTCCAGGGTTTCCGGCCCTGCCAGCCCAGCCAGCTCGGCCACCTGCTGCGCGTTCAGGTCGTGGGTAGGGGTCATGCGGCTGAGGCCCAGGTCCAGCAGGGCGCGGGTGGTCAGGACGTTGGCGGCGTTGAGGGAAAAATCTCCGGTCAGGTCAACCCCTCTACCCCTGTGGGACGCCTCTCCTGCAAGGGAGGGCAAGGCCGCCTGCAAGCCTTCAAGCAGTCCGCCCGAGCGCACCAGAATATCTGCGTTCAGGCTCAGCAGGAACTTTTGCAGGTTCTGCTCGGTGGGCTTGAGGATGCGCGGACTGGCGACCCGCACGGGAATGCCGGCGGCCCGGACACGCTCCACGCTGGGCTTGAGGCCGTACAGCTCCAGATAGTCCAGCGTGATGGAATCGGGGCGCTCTGCCAGGGCGGCGTCCAGCTGCTCGGGCGTGCGGACCAGCACGTGCAGCTGCGGTGCGGGTGTCTCTGCGGTCGGCACCCGGCTGGACTGGACACTGGCCTGCAATGCTCCGTCCAACTGCGGCACCACCTGCCGCTCCGGCGCCCGCCCGCGCAGTTCGGTCAGGGCGCTCACGGCTGCGCGGCGCAGGGCATTCAGCGCCCCCAGCGGCAGGAACAGGCCCACTCCTTCCGGGGCGGTCAGCTCGGCGCGGAAGTCTCCCAGGTGGTAGCCGGTGCCGCCCAGTTTGCCCAGCTGTTCGCGCAGGGCCGCTGCGTCCAGGGCGCGGCTGCGGGCTTCTCCCAGCGGCGTGTCTCCCTGCACAGTCACGCTGCGGCCTTCTTCGTCGGTCAGGGTCAGGGCAGGCACTTCGCCCAGGCGGCCCACGAACTGCGCGGCCACCGGGCGGGTGTACACCGGGTCGGCGGCGTCGGTCAGGGGTTTCAGGCGGCTGTTCAGCGTGGGGTCCTGGGTGCGCCACACCGGGTCGCCCGCACGCACGCGGCCAGGGTCCACCGCGCCGCGCCCGAATCGCAGCTCGTACACCTGGCCTGGGCGCACGTTGCCGGCTTCCACCTGCACGCCGCCCTGCCACAGCCCATACACGAACCCGCCTTCCTCGCGGCCCTCGGGCTTGCGCCAGTTGGCGGGGTCGAACACCAGGCCGTCACCAGGCTTCACGGCACGCTCCAGCTCCACCAGCACGCCGCGCTCGGTCACGCCGCGTACGGTGCCCACCTGTACCCCACGGTGCCGGGGTGCCCGGCCCCGCACCACCGCCTGATGGTTGGTGCCGGTCATAAAGTGCGGCCCCAGCCCCCGCGAGTAGATCTGTTCCAGGTCCTGTTCTTCTTGCGGCGTCACGGACAGGGGCAGCCCGGCCCAGGCTTCGTCCACCGCCTTTCGGTAGGCGGCCGTGGTCAACGCCACGAACTCGGCGTCCTTGTAGCGGCCCTCGATTTTCAGGCAGTCCACCCCAATCCGCACCAGCTCCGGCACCTGGTGCAGGGTGTAGAGGTCGCCGGGCGACAGCAGGTAACGGGCGTCGCCCAGGTCGCGGTACTCGCCGTCCACGAACATGTCGTAGGGCAGGCGGCACGCCTGGGCACACTGCCCCCGGTTGGCCGAGCGGCCACCCCACGCCTCGGAAGAAAAGCACTGGCCCGAGTAGCTCACGCACAGGGCCCCGTGCACGAAAGTTTCCAGCTCCATATCCGTCTGGCGGCGAATGCGCTCGATGTCGGCCAGCGACAGCTCGCGGCCCAGCACCACCCGGTTCGCCCCGAAGCGGCGGGCCAGCTCGGCACCCTCGGCCGAGGTGATGCTCATCTGGGTCGAGCCGTGGATGTGCAGGTCCGGGCAGATGTCGTGTGCCAGCCGCGCCACCCCATGGTCCTGCACGATGATGGCGTCCACGCCCGCCTCGGCCAGCGCCATCAGGCTTCTTTCGGCGCGGCGCAGTTCACGGTCGAACACCAGGATGTTAAAGGTCACGAAGCCCAGCACCCCGCGTGCATGCAGTTCGCGCATCACTTCCGGCAGTTCCTCGCTGGCAATCCCCACCTTGGCCCGCGCATGAAAGCCCGCTCCGCCCTGCCGCGCCTCGGCTTCGGGCGGGTTGACCCCGAAAAACACAGCGTCCGCGCCTGCCTCTATCGCCGCCCGAATCTGCGCACGTCCCCCGGCGGGGGCCATCACTTCGGGCTTACGGGTCAGCGGGGTGGGCACGGCAGCAGGCGTAGGCATAGCAGACCAGTTTAGCGGGGTTGGGTGGACAAAATAGCAGACCCGCCACCGTTGTGACCGCTACATTGGCAGGAGATGATTGTCAAGGAGAGACAGGGCAGGGCAAGCGGCACTCCCAGAGAAAAGGCCGGCGAACGGGCCGAACGTCAGATGGCGTTTTACCTGCGACGAGCTTTCGGACAGACGCCCGAGGTGCTGGTGTTTCATGACCTGCATCTGCACCACGGCGGCGAACACGCGCAGCTGGACCACCTTATTTTTCACCGTGCGGGCCTGATTATCGTGGAGAGCAAAAGCGTGACCAGCGCCGTGAACATCAACGCCCGTGAGGAGTGGGCACGGCAATGGGAAGGCAACTGGACCGGCATACCTTCGCCTTTGCTGCAAGCCCGCCGCCAGGGAGAGCTGCTGCATAAGCTGCTGGATGCCAACGCGGAAACGCTGCGTAGCCGCCTCGCTTTCGGCCTACTGCAAGGTGGTTTCGGAGCCCTGCCGGTCGATGTGCTGGTCGCCATTAGTGATGACGGCCTGGTCCACTACGAGCGTGAGTTGCCGCACATCGCCGCGCAGGTCAAGAAGGCCGACCAGATTCCCGGCCGCGTGCGGGAGCTGATAGACCATCACCGCAAGCTGGCTTCGGTCTTCCACCTGGGCCGCGAGTCGCTGAACAGGGGACTGACGCTGCCAGAAGCCGACTTCGCGAAAACCCGCGACTTTCTGCTGGCCCACGGCACCGAAAGTGCACGGAAAGAGCTGGCCAGTGCAGGCGGTTCGAGGCAGCCGGCGGCTTCATCCACTCGCCCTACAGCCAAAGTTCAGCCGGCAGTTCCGCAGCCTTCGCCATCCCAGGCCCAGGGGCCGTCTCCCAAGGTATCCGGTGAGCCATCCCAAGTGCCCCAGTGCGGCAAGTGCGGCAGCAAACGCCTGAGCATCCTCTACAAACACAGCTACTACTTCAAGTGCGCCGACTGCCAGGGCAACACCGCTATTCGCCGCACCTGCCCGCAGTGCGGGGCGCTGCTCAAGACCCGCAAGCAGGGCCAGCGGTTTTACGGCGAATGCCCAGGCTGCGGCACCTCGGAGCACTTTTTTACCAACCCCTGAGCGGCACGGGCACCTGACACCTGAACGGCGGCGGGCTGCGGCGCGGCCGTCACCCAGGCTGCCAGCAGGCGCGCCCCATCAACCCGTCAGAGTTCTGGGCGCATAATGCCCCCCATGCCGCGCCGCGCCCCCACTCCGCCCTGGCAGAACTGGACCCCCAACGAGCGTCTGGGCGTGCTGAACGGCTGGCTGGTGCTGCTGGGCGAGGGCTTTATGAGTGTGGCCATCGTAATGGCAGGTTTCGCGGCCAAGCTGGGAGCGCCGAACGCCATCATCGGGCTGCTGCCGGCCATCGCGCAGGGCGGCTGGATGCTGCCGCAGCTGTATATCGCTTCGCGGGCGCGGCCCCTGACGCACAAGATGCCGCTGTACCGCTCAGCGGCCACGGTGCGCACCGTCACCTATCTGCTGATGGTGGCCTGCGCCGCCTTCCTGACCGACTGGCCCGCGCTGTGCCTGACCGTGTTTCTGTTGGCCATGCTGGTCAACGCGCTGGCTTCAGGCGTGTCGGGCCTCCCCTGGCTGGAAATCGTCAGCAAGACGGTGCCGCCGCAGCGCCGCGCCTGGTTTTTCGGCACCCGCAACCTGTACGGCGGCCTGCTGGCTTTCGTCTCGGGGCTGGCGGTGCGCTGGATTCTGGGCTCGGAGCTGGGCTTTCCCTACAACTACGCCCTGATTTTCCTGCTGGGCACGGTGGCGTTCACGGCCGGCTACGCCGTGTTCGGCCGGGTAGAAGAACCGGCCGACCAGCCGCTGCCCCCCGGCGATTTCCGCGAAGAACTGCGCTCCATTCCGCAGTCGCTGGCCGACCCCTCGCTGCGGGCTTTTCTGAACGTGCGGCTGCTGCTGGCTTTTGCGGCAGTCAGCGAACCCTTTTACGCGGTGTACGCTCTGCGCGAGCTGGACTTCCCGGCAGCCTCGCTGGGCACCTTCGTGATGGCGACCACGGCGGCCGCACCGCTGAGCAACGTGGGCTGGCAGTGGGTGGCCGAGCGCAAGGGTTCGCGGCGAATCCTGCGCTATGCGGCCAGTTTTGCGGCCCTGGCCCCGGTCACGGCCCTGCTGGCCGGGCACTTCGGCTGGTCACCCGCCGCCTACGGCCTGGTCTTCGTGCTGGCCAGCGTGGCGCTCCAGGGCTTCAACCTCGGCAACACCAACCACCTGCTGAACAT is a genomic window of Deinococcus proteolyticus MRP containing:
- a CDS encoding IMPACT family protein; this encodes MTESAKLPEPFTTLAAQHRHGEVVENSEFLAYARRADTPEEALAFLAELRAKYPDATHHCWAYRIGEAYRFNDDGEPGGTAGAPILRAIEGQGVQHVMVVVVRYYGGVKLGTGGLVRAYGGAAAEVLRTAARFEVRPRLHTRVSVGFAEQGALYHLLDTWDVVKGEEEYTPSGVTVPVEVYPEDEAGFSQALEDATRGSGVLEVLGLAEQS
- the mnmE gene encoding tRNA uridine-5-carboxymethylaminomethyl(34) synthesis GTPase MnmE — encoded protein: MTRISSRSGLSDTIAAVATAPGHAGVGVVRVSGPQALHIADALFSGRRRPSSTPGGRFLFGRLLAEGGEVLDEGLCLVFRAPHSYTGEDVAEFQTHGSPAVLGEVLTRALDLGARPARPGEFTLRAYLAGRLDLAQAEAVLNLVESSTETARRQATLGLSGALGERVDAIARDLTLTLSSIAALLDYPEEGVPEEERQVPLARAAAELEALLGTARAGRVANQGARIALIGAPNAGKSSLLNALLGYERSIVTPLAGTTRDYLEAGLSLAGVPVTLVDTAGLRDTEDVVEAAGVRQAHALAQGADVVLTLSDGSQPREPLPLALPAGARAIHLRTKADLPAAWDDPAYLPVSAATGQGLPQLREALGRELLGDTARGEAWLGSERQADAARRALEHVRLAQELPDDLASIELEEALLALAELTGRDVQDDVVDAVFRNFCVGK
- a CDS encoding U32 family peptidase, with protein sequence MPTPAAVPTPLTRKPEVMAPAGGRAQIRAAIEAGADAVFFGVNPPEAEARQGGAGFHARAKVGIASEELPEVMRELHARGVLGFVTFNILVFDRELRRAERSLMALAEAGVDAIIVQDHGVARLAHDICPDLHIHGSTQMSITSAEGAELARRFGANRVVLGRELSLADIERIRRQTDMELETFVHGALCVSYSGQCFSSEAWGGRSANRGQCAQACRLPYDMFVDGEYRDLGDARYLLSPGDLYTLHQVPELVRIGVDCLKIEGRYKDAEFVALTTAAYRKAVDEAWAGLPLSVTPQEEQDLEQIYSRGLGPHFMTGTNHQAVVRGRAPRHRGVQVGTVRGVTERGVLVELERAVKPGDGLVFDPANWRKPEGREEGGFVYGLWQGGVQVEAGNVRPGQVYELRFGRGAVDPGRVRAGDPVWRTQDPTLNSRLKPLTDAADPVYTRPVAAQFVGRLGEVPALTLTDEEGRSVTVQGDTPLGEARSRALDAAALREQLGKLGGTGYHLGDFRAELTAPEGVGLFLPLGALNALRRAAVSALTELRGRAPERQVVPQLDGALQASVQSSRVPTAETPAPQLHVLVRTPEQLDAALAERPDSITLDYLELYGLKPSVERVRAAGIPVRVASPRILKPTEQNLQKFLLSLNADILVRSGGLLEGLQAALPSLAGEASHRGRGVDLTGDFSLNAANVLTTRALLDLGLSRMTPTHDLNAQQVAELAGLAGPETLEAIAYQHLPVFHTEHCVFCRFLSDGTNYTNCGHPCESHRVALRDERGVQHPVMADVGCRNTVFEGRPQVAGMHLDDWQAAGIRHFRLEFVHETPEQVRAVIARHREYLAGQLSSAELEEALEESGDQGVTEGSLFVPRDFGLLDELPMV
- a CDS encoding nuclease-related domain-containing protein, producing MIVKERQGRASGTPREKAGERAERQMAFYLRRAFGQTPEVLVFHDLHLHHGGEHAQLDHLIFHRAGLIIVESKSVTSAVNINAREEWARQWEGNWTGIPSPLLQARRQGELLHKLLDANAETLRSRLAFGLLQGGFGALPVDVLVAISDDGLVHYERELPHIAAQVKKADQIPGRVRELIDHHRKLASVFHLGRESLNRGLTLPEADFAKTRDFLLAHGTESARKELASAGGSRQPAASSTRPTAKVQPAVPQPSPSQAQGPSPKVSGEPSQVPQCGKCGSKRLSILYKHSYYFKCADCQGNTAIRRTCPQCGALLKTRKQGQRFYGECPGCGTSEHFFTNP
- a CDS encoding MFS transporter gives rise to the protein MPRRAPTPPWQNWTPNERLGVLNGWLVLLGEGFMSVAIVMAGFAAKLGAPNAIIGLLPAIAQGGWMLPQLYIASRARPLTHKMPLYRSAATVRTVTYLLMVACAAFLTDWPALCLTVFLLAMLVNALASGVSGLPWLEIVSKTVPPQRRAWFFGTRNLYGGLLAFVSGLAVRWILGSELGFPYNYALIFLLGTVAFTAGYAVFGRVEEPADQPLPPGDFREELRSIPQSLADPSLRAFLNVRLLLAFAAVSEPFYAVYALRELDFPAASLGTFVMATTAAAPLSNVGWQWVAERKGSRRILRYAASFAALAPVTALLAGHFGWSPAAYGLVFVLASVALQGFNLGNTNHLLNISPEGQRSRYIGTLNTLVGVALFAPVLGGLVADRYGYQPLFVSSAVLYALGWWACGSLRRDA